Genomic DNA from Pirellulales bacterium:
GTCGCGTGCCGCGTAGCTATCGGCAGGTCGACCAAGCAATGCTTCCAAACCGCGCCCTAGTCGTCGTTCCTTATTCACGCTCGAGTACCTCCATGCACAGTTCGGCGTATGCCCAGGCCCCGCGAGACCGTGGGGAGTAGTCCAGGACGGACTGCCCATGGCTGGGGGCTTCGGCGACGGCCACATCCCGAGGAATCACGGTGCGGAACACGATCTCGCCAAAGAAATCGCGGACCTCGTGGTCGACCTCGTGCGTCAACTCCAACGCGTGGTCATACATCGTCAATAAGATGCCCCCAAACTGAAGACGATTCGGCGGACGGCTCATTACGTCCCGAATCACCTCGATCATTTGCGTCAGCCCCTCCATCGCGAAGTACTCGCACTGGATCGGCATCAGCACCTCGGTCGAGGCGGCCAGGGCAGTCCGGGTTAATTGCCCCAACGAGGGAGGACAGTCGACCAGTACAAAATCGTAAGCCGTTAGCCCGCTGGCCAGATGCTGTCGCAGCGTGGCCACCTGGCTTTCGTCCTGCTTGCTTAGCTTTTCGATGTCTTGAAAGTTCCGGCTGCCGGGCAAGACCTCGAGCCCATCAATGGACGTAGCGCGCAGCGAGTCCTTCAGTGGCTCGGTCGAAACCAGGGGGTGCCGTTCGGTGGGTGCGAGTCCGAGACCGCTCGTGCCATTGCACTGTGGGTCGAGATCGATCAGCAAGGTGCGAGCGCCACTCTTGGCCAGAGCCACCGCCAAGTTGATGGCGGTGGAAGTCTTGCCGACGCCCCCCTTCTGATTCGCCACACAGAGAATCCGGCCCACGAGTTTCGTCTCCTGACCCGGTCGCGAGATGCGCGCACCACTGCTCCTAGTTTCGACAGGGCGCGGATTCTAGTCGTGGCGCGTTGGCCGAGGAAGTCCAACCCGGCGTCCATAGCGGGCCCCCTACAGATGGCCCCATGCCGGCGGAATGCGCGCCGCGTTGATCGGGGTGCTCGTGCTGCACCGCGGCGACGAAGTCTGCGATTGTTTCACGTGAAACTACGCAGTCAACCCTAAATTCGCATTTCACGTGAAGCACGTAAACTACACGATTGAAATTACCGCCTCTCCGCGTTTCACGTGGAACAGGCGGTTTGTGAAAGTCAGGGAGTGAGCCGGCGGTGTGCTCGATTCGCCGCCGGGCACGCTAGCACTCCTGCTATTCCAAGGGATTGATGACCAGCCCGCTGAGCAGCTTCGGATAAAAGTAGGTGCTCTTGGCCGGCATCCGTTCCTGGTGCTTACTGATCGTCTGGATGTCCCCGACCGTGGCTGGCATAACGAGGGCAGCCAGCGGGAACTCATCGGTCTCCAGACCCTCGACCACTTCCTCAACCAGGTGGACGTAACGCGGCTTTGGCAGGTCCTTGCCGCTCAAGATCGTGTCGATGACCAACCGGTGCAGGATACTGACGCCTAGGTCGCGCCACGGCTCACTGTGCTCGGCGGCGACTTTCATCATCTGTGCCCGGCCGGCATCCGTGATCGTGGCCAACACCCAGCGGTCATCCGCGTGGGCATAGAGCCCCAACGTTCCCTGGTGATTCTCGGTCTCGATTTCTTCCCAGACGTTGTTGGCCAAGTCGGGTCCCTCTCCCACGATTCGCGTGGTAAAGGCGTCACCGAGCTTGGCGACTAACTCGCTCGAAGTTATCGCCGGCAGGCCGCGGAACAGACGGTGCGTTGGCAGCACCACCATGCCGGGATCTTCCATTCCGACGCACATCATCAGGACGAAATTAGCGGGATTGTTGGGCGCGAGCGGAGCGGCGGCCGATAGTTCGTCGCGATAGTTACAGGCGGTTTCGTAGCGGTGGTGACCGTCGGCAATGAAGACCGGCTTGGGGCTAATCGCCGCCGAGACAGCACTAATCACTGCGACATCGGTGACCGGCCATAGTCGGTGAATGACGCCTAAATGGTCCTTCGCTTCGAGCGGAGGGACTCCCTCGATCGCGGCTTCCAGCTTCCCCTGTACGTCGTTCTGAGGGTCGGGATACAGGCCAAAAATTTGGCTGAGATTCGCTTTGCAGGCCCGGGTCAGCAGCAAACGGTCCTGCTTGGGGCCGGACATGGTTTCTTCGTGCGGATAGATATTTCCCTCGCCGAAACGTTGCAGGCGGATGCGGGCCATAAACCCGCGCCGCGTATGCGTCCGGCCAGCGTAATCGAACACCTGGTGGTAGACGTACAATGCGGGATGGGGATCTGCGGCCAGCACCCCCTCGGAACGCCAGTTCTTCAAGAACTTCGCCGCCCGCGAATACCGATTGTTGGCCGCATCATCGCCGGGCTCGTCTCGATTGAGGATCAGCCGGATGACGTTCGCGGGGTGGTTCTTGTAAAGCTGCTCCTGCAGTTGCGGGCCGATCACGTCGTAGGGCGGAGCGATCACATCGCTCAAGGATCCGACGTGCCCCAGGTCGTAACGCAGTCCGCGGAAAGCTTGGATTTCTGGCATGGTACTCGACGGGTTTGATCCGTTATTTCGAGGCGCTCCCCATCAAAAAAAACAGGGCTGCGGGTGTTATCCCGCAGCCCTGGCTTCTTGTCAAAGGGGCCCTTCGCCCGATCCGGCAGTTGCCGGTTTAGTACCGGTAATAGTCGGGCTTGTAGGGGCCGTCGACCGGGACGCCAATGTAGTCGGCCTGCTTGGCCGAGAGCTTCGTCAGCTTCACGCCCAGCTTGTCAAGGTGTAGCCGAGCGACCTCTTCGTCCAGGTGCTTGGGCAGCACGTGTACGCCCAGCGGGAACTTGTCGGTCTCGTTCCACAGGGCCAGTTGGGCCATGACCTGGTTCGTGAACGAGTTCGACATCACGAACGACGGGTGACCGGTGGCACACCCCAGGTTCACCAGGCGTCCCTCGGCCAGAATCAGAATCGAATGACCGTCGGCGAACGTATAACGGTCGACCTGAGGCTTGATTTCGACCTTCTTGACGTTCTTCTGCGAGTTCAGCCAAGCCATGTCGATCTCGAGATCGAAGTGCCCGATGTTACAGACAATGGCATCGTTGGGCATAACCTTCATGTGCTCGCCCATGACGATGTCGCGATTGCCCGTCGTAGTCACGAAGATGTTTCCCCGTGCAGCGGCGTCTTCCATCGTCGTAACTTCGAAGCCCTCCATCGCGGCCTGTAGGGCATTGATCGGGTCGATCTCAGTGATGATCACCCGTGCCCCCAGGGTCTGCATTGCCCGGGCACACCCCTTGCCGACGTCGCCATAGCCGGCGATCACGACCACCTTGCCGGCCACCATCACGTCGGTGGCCCGCTTGATGCCGTCGGACAGCGACTCGCGGCAACCGTAGAGGTTGTCGAACTTGCTCTTCGTGACCGAGTCATTCACGTTGATGGCCGGGACCTTCAGTTCCCCTCGGGCGTGCATCTGGTACAGGCGATGCACGCCGGTGGTCGTCTCTTCGGACAGCCCTCGGATGCCTGCTAGCAGTTCAGGGTACTTCTGATGGACCATGGCCGTCAGATCGCCGCCGTCGTCCAGAATCATGTTCAGCGGCTGGCCGTCAGCAAAATGCAGGGTCTGCTCAATGCACCAGTCGAAATCCTCGTTCGTCATTCCCTTCCAGGCATAAACGGGGATACCGGCCTTGGCGATCGCCGCCGCGGCATGGTCCTGGGTCGAGAAGATATTGCAGCTGCTCCAGGTAACCTGGGCGCCTAGCTCAACCAAAGTTTCGATCAGCACGGCCGTTTGAATGGTCATATGCAAGCAGCCGGCGATTCGCGCCCCTGCTAGCGGCTTCGCGGCGCCATGCTTTTTCCGCAGCGCCATCAAGCCCGGCATCTCGTTCTCGGCGAGCTGAATTTCCTTGCGGCCCCATTCGACCAGCTTCATATCGGCGACTTTGTAGGGCAGACGCGTCTCGATTTGCGCCACGGATATACTCCTTGTGAGGGGCATGCAATGCGGTAGAGTGCCGAGAATCGGCCGAGAACGATTTTCGCAATATCTTAGTCAGGCGTTCCGGTCTTGTCGAATGCGGCCCGGGCTGCCGCCACGAAGGACCGCAGCTTCTCGGCATTCTTAACACCGGGGGCGGTTTCGACTCCGCTGGCCGTGTCGACCCCCAGCGGCTGCACTGCTGCAATCGCCTCAGCAACATTCTCAGCACGCAGCCCGCCAGCCAGGATTAAAGGGGGCAGGCCAGCCGCGCGGACAAATTCCGCGGCCGAGTCCCAATTCGCAACGCGTCCGGTCCCTCCGAACTCCTTGGGATCGTAGGCATCCCACAGAACAAGCCGGGGCAGGCAAACCAGGCGGCGGCATTCGTCGAGGTGCGCGCGAACCTCGGTCAGGCCGGTTCCTTTGGCGCGCAATGCTTGCATGACAGGCGTGCCGGATAGCTCGATCGCAAGCGCCGCGACGTCGTCCGGCGTTTCGTGGCCGCTGAGTTGGATAATGTCGAGCGCGAGCTTGTGCGCCGTCTCGACGATCCGATCGGTTCGCGCATTGACGAACACGCCGGCCACGAGCAAATGATTGCCGACCGCTTGCCGGATCTCACTGGCTCGCTCGAGATCGACACGACGAGGGCTCCCTTTATAGAAGTTCAGCCCTATGCAATCCGCGCCGGCATCGATCACGGCCATTGCATCGTCGACGCGTGTGATGCCGCAAATCTTGATGCGAAACATGGGCGGAGCCGTGCGTTGGACTTTGTATTGCTGACTGGTGGGATCGTGAATCGAATCACCCATTGTACGTCACTCCGGTGCTAGCGTCACGTGTGGTCGAGCGATGATCAGCAGGTGCTAGCTGAGCGGAGAACGACCTCGACATTCGGCCCTGAAGCATGTAGTCAAAGCGAAACAGGACGGGCGGACCGGCCCTAGGTCGGTTGCTTTGCCTTCCCGTGTGCAGAGCCAGGGGAGTGCCTGCCGAATGTAGTAATGCTTCTTGATTACGGCGGCGGCTACCGGTGTGCGCTGCTAGCAACTGTCGGGGCGACGATAACCGAGGCACGCGAACGATGTACGAATCTTTCTTTCATTTGACGAAACGTCCTTTCGCGGCCACTGTCAATATCGAACAGTACTATCCTGGACGCGTCATCGAGGCCGCCCGCCGCACGCTGGTGCGCTGCATCGAACGCGCCGAAGGAATGGCAGTCCTGGTCGGAGCCTCGGGCACAGGTAAGACGCTCATCTGCCAGATGCTTCGCAATGAATTCGAGGAAGCGTGCGACGTTGTCACGCTTGGCACGACGCGCATTGATGGGCCGCGAGCACTGCTGCAGGCGATCCTCTTCGAACTCGATCTGCCTTGCCGCGGATTGCCCGATGGCGACATGCGACTGGCCCTGGTCGACCATTTGACGCGCGCCGACGCACGCGGGGCGGGTATGCTGCTGATCGCTGACGAAGCGCACACATTGCCGGCGCGCGTGCTGGAAGAGATTCGCTTGATCACGAACATCACCGTGGCCGGTCAGCCGCGCGTACGTTTCGTGATGGCCGGCAGCCATTTGCTCGAAGAGCACCTGGCCAGCCCCAAGCTCGAGTCCTTCAGTCAGCGCACTGCCGCGCGGTGTTATCTCGAGCCGCTCGATCGTGGTGAAACCGCGGCGTACATTCGAGCCCAGGTAGCCGGGGCGGGGGGCGATGCTCGCCGGCTATTCACTGAATCGGCCGTCGAGAGTTCCTATCGCGCGACCGATGGCGTGCCGCGTCTGATTAATCAACTTTGCGACCATGCACTGCTCCTCGCACACAACGCAGGCATACACCAGCTTAGTGATCGTCAGATCGAGGAAGCCTGGGCCGACTTGCAGCAGCTTCCCACGCCTTGGAGCGGAACAGCAGAGCCGAATCGAGCAGGCGATGTTATCGAATTCGGACAACTCGACGACGATCAGACCGAAGAAGAGGACCACTATGACTCCATTGCCGCGGACGGGCCGATCATGCGGGAATACCTCGCTGACGACATGGCACCTGTCAGCCTGCGATTGGCCGGTGGCTTGGATGAAATCGAACCCGAATTCGAAGAGCTGGAAGAATCGGAACCCATGAAAATGAGCTTGCCGGTCAACGACCTCACAGCATTCGAGACGCGCGTACAACCGCGCGGCGCCATGAGCGTCGAGCTGGCTCATTCGGCCAATCCGTTCGCCGAACCGTTCGTCGAAGAAGAGGTCATTGTCGACCGTTACTCGACGGCACACGCCTCGGTATGGGCCGAGATGCCGCACGTCTACAGTTCGGAAGGTCGGATCCTGGCCGAATTGCTGCAGCCCTTCGTTCAAACGGCCAAAGTCGTACCGCTGCCCGAGGCTCCCCCGGCCTGGAATGACACCGACGAGGCATTAATCGTGGTCGAAGATGATCCGGTCACGATCGCCGGCCCCCGCCCTGCCCCGACGCAGGCTTATCGCCAGGAGTACTCGCAACTATTCGCGAAGTTGCGTCGCGGGTAAAGGGCTGACGCCAACGGGCGTCAAACGAATTACTTTGTCGCGCCTGCTTTTGCCTTGGCGAGCTTCTGTTTCGTCTGCTCGTCGCCGGGATTTGCTTTGGCGAGTTGCTCAAAAAGAGGCAGTGCATTCTTGTACTCTTCGTTCTCCAGGTAGACATCCGCCAGGCCGGAAGTGCCGGCATTGGGGCCGGGGAGCTTGTCGACCATCTGTTGCCACAGCTTGATCGCGCCGGCATCGTCACCTTGCGATTTGAGCACCCTGGCCAACCCATTCATGGCTCCTCCGGCGAGCGGATCGGTGGCAAGGACTTTCTCGAAGTAGCCTTTGGCTTCGTCGACTTCTCCGCCATTCAGGAGCAGCCAGCCCATGCCATTCAGCGCGCCGCCATTGTCCGGCGACTTGGCCAGGACGGCGGTGAAAAGCGATTTAGCTTCTTCGCGACGACCTTGATTCATCAGCCGCCACGCCTGGCCGACGTCTTTGCCGACGTTGATCGCTGGAGCCGCAGATTTTTTAGGAGCGTTCTCGGCCACCGCCATTGGCTCCAGCTCGCGGCGCAGATCGTCGGGCAATTCCTTGGCCTTTGCGGCATCCAACATGCGCTGCGCGGATCCGTCGGGATCGCCCGACGCGACCGTCTTCTTGCCCCACTTCGCGGCCTCGGCATACTTGCCCTGCAGCAAGTAGATCTTTGTCAGGCCGTACCAGGCCGCCGAAGCATCAGGCGCGAGCGCGGCCTTGGACAAGTACTTTTCGGCTTCGTCGTATTTGCCGTCAGCCAGGGCCATTTGCCCTAAGCCATTCAGCGCCGCGGGATGCTTGGGCTCGAGCTTGATCACGGCGAGAAATGCTTCGCGCGCTCGGCCGCGGTTGCCACTGTTGAAACTGGCCCAGCCAAGCCCGTTCCAGGCGTTGCTGTTACGCTTATCGAGCTTCACCGACTCTTCAAATTTGGCAGCCGCCGCGGGATAGTTTTGCTGTCCCCACAACTGCCAACCTTCGATGGAAAGTTGGCCCGCCCTGTCTGCAGCAAGCTGAATGGCCGCAGCCGGGGTGACGTGCTGCTCGGCTGTCGTGATCTGCGCGGCCACTCCAGTGTCGGCTTTCTCGGCGACCTGGACATCGGAGTTTTGAACGTTTGCTGACTGGACAAACAGCAATGCGATGGCGCACAGACCTGTAATCATGGCCGCTCCTCCCATGAGAACGAAAATTAAAAACCGTCGGTGGCGACGACGATCGTCACCCTGCAAGGAATGAAGAAGTAGCTGGTCGGCGCGGCGCATCGCATCATCGAGCCGCGACTGGTCGTCGACGCCGTCGCTGGTTGGCGGGCTGCCTCGCGCTGCGAAGGGATCTGTCGACATATTCTTTTTCCCCACCAGATCAGATGCGTTTGATCAATCGTGCGGCCTCGGCCGCGCTGGTTTTGCCAGGCTCGACGGCGTCCAACAGGCTGCCGCCTACGCGCTGCGTCTTGGCGATTTCGCCGCGCAACATTTCAATGACTCGATCCAGCCGCGAGCGGACCGTGGGATACGAA
This window encodes:
- a CDS encoding phosphoribosylanthranilate isomerase — encoded protein: MGDSIHDPTSQQYKVQRTAPPMFRIKICGITRVDDAMAVIDAGADCIGLNFYKGSPRRVDLERASEIRQAVGNHLLVAGVFVNARTDRIVETAHKLALDIIQLSGHETPDDVAALAIELSGTPVMQALRAKGTGLTEVRAHLDECRRLVCLPRLVLWDAYDPKEFGGTGRVANWDSAAEFVRAAGLPPLILAGGLRAENVAEAIAAVQPLGVDTASGVETAPGVKNAEKLRSFVAAARAAFDKTGTPD
- a CDS encoding tetratricopeptide repeat protein, which encodes MSTDPFAARGSPPTSDGVDDQSRLDDAMRRADQLLLHSLQGDDRRRHRRFLIFVLMGGAAMITGLCAIALLFVQSANVQNSDVQVAEKADTGVAAQITTAEQHVTPAAAIQLAADRAGQLSIEGWQLWGQQNYPAAAAKFEESVKLDKRNSNAWNGLGWASFNSGNRGRAREAFLAVIKLEPKHPAALNGLGQMALADGKYDEAEKYLSKAALAPDASAAWYGLTKIYLLQGKYAEAAKWGKKTVASGDPDGSAQRMLDAAKAKELPDDLRRELEPMAVAENAPKKSAAPAINVGKDVGQAWRLMNQGRREEAKSLFTAVLAKSPDNGGALNGMGWLLLNGGEVDEAKGYFEKVLATDPLAGGAMNGLARVLKSQGDDAGAIKLWQQMVDKLPGPNAGTSGLADVYLENEEYKNALPLFEQLAKANPGDEQTKQKLAKAKAGATK
- a CDS encoding ParA family protein, whose translation is MGRILCVANQKGGVGKTSTAINLAVALAKSGARTLLIDLDPQCNGTSGLGLAPTERHPLVSTEPLKDSLRATSIDGLEVLPGSRNFQDIEKLSKQDESQVATLRQHLASGLTAYDFVLVDCPPSLGQLTRTALAASTEVLMPIQCEYFAMEGLTQMIEVIRDVMSRPPNRLQFGGILLTMYDHALELTHEVDHEVRDFFGEIVFRTVIPRDVAVAEAPSHGQSVLDYSPRSRGAWAYAELCMEVLERE
- the ahcY gene encoding adenosylhomocysteinase, producing the protein MAQIETRLPYKVADMKLVEWGRKEIQLAENEMPGLMALRKKHGAAKPLAGARIAGCLHMTIQTAVLIETLVELGAQVTWSSCNIFSTQDHAAAAIAKAGIPVYAWKGMTNEDFDWCIEQTLHFADGQPLNMILDDGGDLTAMVHQKYPELLAGIRGLSEETTTGVHRLYQMHARGELKVPAINVNDSVTKSKFDNLYGCRESLSDGIKRATDVMVAGKVVVIAGYGDVGKGCARAMQTLGARVIITEIDPINALQAAMEGFEVTTMEDAAARGNIFVTTTGNRDIVMGEHMKVMPNDAIVCNIGHFDLEIDMAWLNSQKNVKKVEIKPQVDRYTFADGHSILILAEGRLVNLGCATGHPSFVMSNSFTNQVMAQLALWNETDKFPLGVHVLPKHLDEEVARLHLDKLGVKLTKLSAKQADYIGVPVDGPYKPDYYRY
- a CDS encoding AAA family ATPase; the protein is MYESFFHLTKRPFAATVNIEQYYPGRVIEAARRTLVRCIERAEGMAVLVGASGTGKTLICQMLRNEFEEACDVVTLGTTRIDGPRALLQAILFELDLPCRGLPDGDMRLALVDHLTRADARGAGMLLIADEAHTLPARVLEEIRLITNITVAGQPRVRFVMAGSHLLEEHLASPKLESFSQRTAARCYLEPLDRGETAAYIRAQVAGAGGDARRLFTESAVESSYRATDGVPRLINQLCDHALLLAHNAGIHQLSDRQIEEAWADLQQLPTPWSGTAEPNRAGDVIEFGQLDDDQTEEEDHYDSIAADGPIMREYLADDMAPVSLRLAGGLDEIEPEFEELEESEPMKMSLPVNDLTAFETRVQPRGAMSVELAHSANPFAEPFVEEEVIVDRYSTAHASVWAEMPHVYSSEGRILAELLQPFVQTAKVVPLPEAPPAWNDTDEALIVVEDDPVTIAGPRPAPTQAYRQEYSQLFAKLRRG
- a CDS encoding DUF1015 domain-containing protein, with amino-acid sequence MPEIQAFRGLRYDLGHVGSLSDVIAPPYDVIGPQLQEQLYKNHPANVIRLILNRDEPGDDAANNRYSRAAKFLKNWRSEGVLAADPHPALYVYHQVFDYAGRTHTRRGFMARIRLQRFGEGNIYPHEETMSGPKQDRLLLTRACKANLSQIFGLYPDPQNDVQGKLEAAIEGVPPLEAKDHLGVIHRLWPVTDVAVISAVSAAISPKPVFIADGHHRYETACNYRDELSAAAPLAPNNPANFVLMMCVGMEDPGMVVLPTHRLFRGLPAITSSELVAKLGDAFTTRIVGEGPDLANNVWEEIETENHQGTLGLYAHADDRWVLATITDAGRAQMMKVAAEHSEPWRDLGVSILHRLVIDTILSGKDLPKPRYVHLVEEVVEGLETDEFPLAALVMPATVGDIQTISKHQERMPAKSTYFYPKLLSGLVINPLE